Proteins encoded in a region of the Vicia villosa cultivar HV-30 ecotype Madison, WI linkage group LG5, Vvil1.0, whole genome shotgun sequence genome:
- the LOC131601876 gene encoding BEL1-like homeodomain protein 8 — MRPEQLHVAQQIRRDKLRIQNQEFPNNNNNIEQLLSLHQQPQQGFNMDLHLQLHHQLRNSNNNMLEDDDVGEAGLYSSDQMMNSFSTPPNPLHRNPLEYYHELGEPSSNNNNNRLSYYYANETNQNVFLPSELNHSDIFKSSSSISPQSTSEVASLMHHGVWGGGNSSHNVFHENQANLWTNRGVNIVDNNNNNNTGSFFNDCNNPQGLSLSLSSNSSQSKHSPSASNFEQGSFLNVVKPIHQAEPIGVSPNSTTTTTTSSGFRNVGPLGPFTGYATILKNSRFLKPCQQLLEECCCQNVQNTAKSCDNVPKWVSRDVNVNVEDNETGKGSSSSGGSCSMFYGSKEKENSAAVVADDGGGVGNNFCLTSSSSRPECQKNKAQLLFMQEEVTRRYKQYHQQMQMVVSSFESVAGLSSATPYISMALKSLSRHFKCLKNAITDQLKHTCQALGEDFSVLPNTTCSSTKSDSNNMTRLRFMNHSLQKNSNIDFAEPQQHVWRPQRGLPERSVAILKAWLFEHFLHPYPTDTDKHMLATQTGLSRNQVSNWFINARVRVWKPMVEEIHMLESKGAIEAQNQNNNKNEPYRVGTHERKFQCLEMGSSSSGIHNVEKVITNEEQWNNNIHEKRSKMENEITPNMDMGFLPYQNGSVSLTLGLRHGVESVQQQQQQLQQEVELRHQYGGHMIHDFVG; from the exons ATGAGGCCTGAACAATTGCATGTTGCACAACAAATTAGGCGTGACAAATTGAGAATCCAGAATCAAGAGTTtcctaacaacaacaacaacatagaaCAATTATTATCATTACACCAACAACCACAACAAGGTTTCAACatggatcttcatcttcaacttcaTCATCAACTCAGAAATTCCAACAACAATATgcttgaagatgatgatgttggTGAAGCTGGTCTTTATTCATCTGATCAGATGATGAACAGTTTTTCGACACCGCCAAATCCGTTACACAGAAACCCCTTGGAGTACTATCATGAGCTAGGTGAACCAAGTagcaataacaacaataacaggTTGAGTTATTATTATGCAAATGAAACGAATCAGAATGTTTTTTTGCCTTCTGAGCTTAACCATAGTGATATTTTCAAGTCTTCAAGTTCTATTAGTCCTCAAAGTACTTCAGAAGTTGCTTCTTTAATGCATCATGGTGTTTGGGGAGGTGGGAATAGTAGTCATAATGTGTTTCATGAAAATCAAGCTAATTTGTGGACAAATAGAGGTGTTAATATTGTtgacaacaataacaataacaacacgGGTTCTTTCTTTAATGATTGTAATAATCCACAAGGTTTATCGTTGTCACTTTCATCAAATTCTTCGCAATCTAAACATTCACCTTCTGCTTCAAATTTTGAACAAGGGTCTTTCTTAAATGTTGTGAAACCAATTCATCAAGCAGAACCAATTGGAGTCTCTCCAAACAGTACTACCACTACTACTACAAGTAGCGGTTTTAGGAACGTTGGTCCTCTTGGACCCTTTACTGGATACGCAACAATACtgaaaaattcaaggtttttaaaacCTTGTCAACAGTTGTTAGAGGAATGTTGCTGTCAAAATGTTCAAAATACGGCAAAATCATGTGACAATGTTCCAAAATGGGTTTCTCGAGATGTTAATGTTAATGTTGAAGATAATGAAACTGGGAAAGGTAGTAGTAGTTCAGGTGGTTCATGCTCTATGTTTTATGgttcaaaagagaaagagaatAGTGCTGCTGTTGTTGCTGATGATGGAGGAGGAGTTGGGAATAATTTTTGTCTTACTTCTTCTAGTTCTCGACCTGAGTGCCAAAAGAATAAGGCTCAACTACTGTTCATGCAAGAAGAG GTTACAAGAAGATACAAGCAATACCATCAACAAATGCAAATGGTGGTTTCATCATTTGAGTCCGTAGCAGGTCTAAGTTCAGCTACACCATACATTTCAATGGCTCTTAAGTCACTATCAAGACACTTCAAATGCCTCAAAAATGCTATCACAGATCAACTCAAGCATACATGCCAAGCATTGGGAGAGGACTTTTCAGTACTACCAAACACCACATGTAGTAGCACTAAAAGTGACAGTAATAATATGACAAGGCTAAGGTTCATGAATCATAGCTTACAGAAGAACAGTAATATTGACTTTGCTGAACCTCAGCAACATGTTTGGAGACCACAGAGAGGCTTACCTGAACGTTCAGTGGCTATTCTTAAAGCTTGGTTGTTTGAGCATTTTCTTCATCC GTACCCTACAGATACTGATAAACACATGTTGGCTACacaaacaggtctatcaagaaaCCAG GTATCCAATTGGTTCATAAATGCTCGAGTTCGTGTATGGAAACCGATGGTTGAAGAAATACACATGCTTGAATCAAAAGGCGCAATAGAAGCTCAGAATCAGAACAATAACAAAAACGAACCCTACAGAGTTGGAACACATGAACGGAAATTCCAGTGTTTGGAAATGGGGTCATCGTCTTCGGGCATTCACAATGTTGAAAAGGTAATTACAAACGAAGAGCAATGGAATAATAACATTCATGAGAAGAGATCTAAAATGGAAAATGAGATTACACCAAACATGGATATGGGTTTTTTGCCTTATCAAAATGGATCTGTGTCACTGACTTTGGGTCTTAGACATGGGGTTGAAAGTgtacaacaacagcaacaacagttGCAGCAGGAGGTAGAGCTTAGACATCAGTATGGAGGACACATGATCCATGATTTTGTGGGTTGA